CTGTGTTTCTTTTGATTTTGTTCGTTCCCCTATAAGAAAGGTATAAGGGCAGTCACAATGGACTGCAACACCGGAATGCAGCTGGGGCAGCAGCTCGCTAAGGACACCATGATGTCGCACGGCGGTGTGCCCATGAGCGGCATCATGTCAGAGCAGGATGCCCTGATGCCGAACGTACAGGTGGCATGCACTAACCCCATGATGGAGGCTCAGTGGGCACAGAAttttcagcagcagcaggcgatgCAAGCaatgcggcagcagcacgagatGGAGCAGGCATTTCAgaactcgcagcagcagcaggttgCCGTTGTGCAGGGCGGACAGATGCTTGGCATGGCTAGaccatcgctgccgcagctcatgacgcagcagcagcagcaagcatCCATGATGAATGCCGCTATGATGAGCCAGGGGATGATGGCGGCCAACATGGGTTTTGGCATGATGATGCCACGCACGCAGTATCAGCCGTTATCCAACCTGTCCGCGCTGCAGCCcaagcagcaacaacagcagcagcagcagcagacactGGTGAACCTagcaccggcggcgcaggaCTCGGCGTGGGCGGACCAACtcagccagcagcagtggaacACCGACTACTCACAGGTGCAGGTATTCGGCACAGCAGGGACGGAGAGCAAGACGGCGGAGGAGCGCATTAAGGACAGCGAATTCTACAAATTTATGGACCAGATCAAGAACAAGGAGGTACTGATTgacgaggagaagggcgagCTAGTGCCGGGCCCCGGGCCCGAGGTCGTGGTCCCGGAGGACACGGAGTACCTTCGCGACTGGGCCGCGATGGAGGGGATGAACATGCCGGAGAGCGTCTTccagccgctgccatcgtcgAGCGCGATGACACCTCCGGCGAACAGGGATCCGGACTCGTATGTCGAGGAAATGGACATGGCCGAGAACGACGTCGAGGACTGGGCGCAGGAGTATGCGGAGATGCAGGAGCGCCTGCAGAAGGTGACGAACAGTACTGATTACCCCTTCGAGCCAAACAACCCATACATGTTTCACGACTTGCCGTACGAGGAGGGGATGGAGATGCTCCAGCTTGGCAACCTGGCCGAGGCGGCTCTTGCCTTTGAGGCTGTATGCCATAAGGATAGCAGTAATGAGAAGGCATGGCAGGTCCTCGGCACGACGCAGGCGGAAAACGAGAAGGATGGGCTGGCCATCATTGCCCTTAACAATGCCCGGCAGCTGAACCCCCGCAACCTCGAGGTTCACGCCGCGCTGAGCGTGTCGCACACGAACGAGCGCAACACCGATGCTGCCATGGACTCGTTGAAAGCGTGGCTCGTACAGCACCCCGAGTATGAGCAGCTCGCCTCTGTTTCCATCCCGCCTAACCCGGATCTTGACGTGCAGGACACCTTCTTCTTTGCCGACCCGTCCCGTATGCGCGAGGTCCGCACTCTCTATGACGCTGCCATCGAGATGAACCCGAGCGACTCTCAGCTTTTTACAAATCTCGGCGTGCTGCACAACGTGGCTCATGAGTTCGACGAGGCTGCCGAGTGCTTCCGCAAGGCAGTCGCGCTACACCCTGCTGACCCCAAGTTGTGGAACAAGCTCGGGGCCACGCTGGCGAACGGTGGCCACCCTGACCAGGCACTGGAGGCGTACAACCACGCTCTGGACATCAACCCAGGCTACGTACGAGCCATGTACAACATGGCAGTCGCGTACAGCAACATGTCGCAGTACAACATGGCTGCCCGTCAAATTGTCAAGGCAATCGCGTCACAGCAAGGCGGCACGAATCCCAGTGGAGAGGGTTCCATTCTGGCAACACGAAGCATGTGGGACCTCCTGCGTATGACGCTGAACCTGATGGACCGCGATGACTTGGTTCAGCTGACGTACACCGAGAATTTGGAGCCGTTTGTGAAGGAGTTCGGCCTCGAGGCCCACGTCTAATCACCTGCTACACGAGGCAGTGACAGAGAACGTTTCACAGCAGCAAGGTGGTAGGAGCATCTGGGGAGGTGTGGGGGCGCGGCAAGCTATCTATCGGCCTACCGTTCTCTTGCCTCTCGCTATTCCTTCTCCTGTTCTCTTTTCCGCCGCTTGCCTGTCTACGCTTCTCTTCCAACTCGTTTCAAAGCTtattcctctttttcttctgaGCTCGCTtcccccaccgccaccttgCCCCATTAAAGGTATGTGTATGCCCCtgcttccttccttccttccttccttccttctccccaaGGCAACGGCGAACACTGATCACCAGTGAGCCACTCACTCGACTTCTCCTTTCAGgagcacgtgtgtgtatgttttCTGTTGTCTCTGGCTCCTCTTCCTAGGAATGATCTGCCGTCACCGGTTGTGCAGCCTCGTTGTCCTTCGGCGCTTCCCTTTGCTTTTCTGCCTTGGTGGAGTGGCAGCATCGCTGGCCGCTCCTCCCATTTTGGTGCGTGTTTTCTCCACCTCCGATCATGCCGtgtctctcctttctcttttaaCCCCTTTCACTCCAGCACGCTTGACTGTCTGGCGttgttcctctctctgctgcagtgctgtaCACAAGTCTTGTGACTCGCCTTGTCGCCGCGGCTCACTGTGGAGGGCGTATGCGTCtatgagagggagagcaccACGAGGAAAGGAGATGGTAGGGCACCTTTGTCTTTTACGTGACTATCACTTCACACTGTGATGGCGGGAGACACCCCagagcgcagcacctcccctcgctctgcGCGGCGAAGCCGAACAGAGCCCCCCTATCCCAGCCAACGCCGAGCTgcctctggcggtggcagggcgaAGCACCCACGACGTAGCGAAGCCAGGGCGGCGCCGGGTCGGGGCGACCTGCAACAGTGCACACGCCTGCGCCATCCATGCGATGGACGGGGTGCCGGCGTGTCTCACCCGGCCCGCACCGCCTGGCGGTGTTTgggcggggggtggggctgAGGCCGTGCCCCGGTGACTGAgccggcgcgttgctgcactgtgcgtgtctagcgctgcttcgcaccgcgcggTGGGTCACTGAcaggcgggagggggggtggagtgGAGTTTGTGCTCACACTGTGTGGGAGAGGATATGGACGTGCTGAATAGCAGCAAAGGGACGTTCCCCACACAAATGGAAAATAAAACGCAGCACACTCACGAAGTTAACACTGACGgccgagagggaggaagggccTATGTAACCGTGAATACAAAATTCAGCGAATCAGGTACCTCGCTGGGACGGAGCTTTTCGTCATACCCCTTGACACCATCGTTGAAACACACCCAGGCATGGACGGACAACGACAAGTAAGGAAGCAAAAGGGATCCACACAAATATGTCAGGCAAATCAAGTGGTAGTTATGGCGATGCTCGCTTGGAGGTGAGTGAGGTTTTCACTTTCCGTGACCAGATACCCGCGAGGACATTTTCTGCTGTACCGGCATGACGGTGTGGAGGGGACGGGTGAGTTATGGCTGCATTGAATCATCGACAAGCAGTTGTCTTCTTTCTGAGAGCTTTCGTGTATGTCGCAGTCTGTGTGCTTCTTGGAGTTGTTTAGCGAAGGCGGGATTGGAGTAGTACCTGATGGGCGCCGCTGGCGGTTATGGGCGTGGTGTATGCAGAGAACTGCACTTCTCGCGTGCATGGAACTTTTCACAACTACACGCGTATTATTCACCAAACAACAAAACGCCCAATGGGCACGGAACGCAtatctgtgcgtgtggcttTTGTTTTTGGATTCCAGTGAGCCAAGAGGGAGGCTGCCACAGTGGCGATGTCGGTGAAGGCaatgcttgtgtgtgtgtatgtttcTTCAAGGTGCTTGTACGCGTGTAGGTGGGCATGACGGTGAGATATGGAtgtagagggagagcaaaaTAGCAGAATAGAGAGGTAGCTCACGGGTACAGTAGAGAGCAAAGAGTAGAATATACTTGCGTGTTTACGTGCATCGCATCCTTGCTCTCTGATGTTACCTTCGGCGTCTCGAACTCTCTACCAagctttcttctccccctcttctcactGTCTCACTCACTGACTCTAGGGATGGGTTTCAGTCGCGTGGGAGCTGCAAGTAGCGTGCTCGCTACTCACGTTGCCCCCACTGCGTGATTGCATGAATGATGGCGAAGCACCTGCTGCCCTGCTGCTTGCGGAACAAGCTAAAGGGTAAAGGACCTCTCCTTCATGATTGCTTTCCCCACTCGCTCGACTTCTCTCCATCTCACCGCAACGTTGATGCAGCCCTTGTCCCTTTCTTCTGCTCTGTTTCTGATCCTCCACTTTTCGTTCACCCCTACTTGTTTCGCTTTcgccttcccctttcctgctTCCTTATCACTGCTGTCCGCACGGTGGTGCCGTCACATAACTCTGGTATCGCCATCTGCATCGCCTGCTCTCTCCATCATCCTTCTTCCGCCAACGGCTGCGGGTGCCATTCACGACGTGCCTCCGACAATTCGCTCATACCGCTGTTTGCATCTACCTTGCCGTCTTTTTCCGTCTTTGTCGTCCCCCTCTTTCACTCGCTTCGCAATTTTTCTGTGCGTTTCACAGCAGTCTTGAATCTCACTTGAAGATAAAGTGCGTGAAAAGACTCCGGAGGGCCTCACTATcgttcttccctccccttccctcccgcTCTCTATCCCTCTCGCGCATCCCTATCTTGGTTCAGGATCCTAGCTTTGCATCTGCACACCCCCCGTTGTGCGCGTTTTCTAATaccttttttccttctacCTCCAAGTNNNNNNNNNNNNNNNNNNNNNNNNNNNNNNNNNNNNNNNNNNNNNNNNNNNNNNNNNNNNNNNNNNNNNNNNNNNNNNNNNNNNNNNNNNNNNNNNNNNNNNNNNNNNNNNNNNNNNNNNNNNNNNNNNNNNNNNNNNNNNNNNNNNNNNNNNNNNNNNNNNNNNNNNNNNNNNNNNNNNNNNNNNNNNNNNNNNNNNNNNNNNNNNNNNNNNNNNNNNNNNNNNNNNNNNNNNNNNNNNNNNNNNNNNNNNNNNNNNNNNNNNNNNNNNNNNNNNNNNNNNNNNNNNNNNNNNNNNNNNNNNNNNNNNNNNNNNNNNNNNNNNNNNNNNNNNNNNNNNNNNNNNNNNNNNNNNNNNNNNNNNNNNNNNNNNNNNNNNNNNNNNNNNNNNNNNNNNNNNNNNNNNNNNNNNNNNNNNNNNNNNNNNNNNNNNNNNNNNNNNNNNNNNNNNNNNNNNNNNNNNNNNNNNNNNNNNNNNNNNNNNNNNNNNNNNNNNNNNNNNNNNNNNNNNNNNNNNNNNNNNNNNNNNNNNNNNNNNNNNNNNNNNNNNNNNNNNNNNNNNNNNNNNNNNNNNNNNNNNNNNNNNNNNNNNNNNNNNNNNNNNNNNNNNNNNNNNNNNNNNNNNNNNNNNNNNNNNNNNNNNNNNNNNNNNNNNNNNNNNNNNNNNNNNNNNNNNNNNNNNNNNNNNNNNNNNNNNNNNNNNNNNNNNNNNNNNNNNNNNNNNNNNNNNNNNNNNNNNNNNNNNNNNNNNNNNNNNNNNNNNNNNNNNNNNNNNNNNNNNNNNNNNNNNNNNNNNNNNNNNNNNNNNNNNNNNNNNNNNNNNNNNNNNNNNNNNNNNNNNNNNNNNNNNNNNNNNNNNNNNNNNNNNNNNNNNNNNNNNNNNNNNNNNNNNNNNNNNNNNNNNNNNNNNNNNNNNNNNNNNNNNNNNNNNNNNNNNNNNNNNNNNNNNNNNNNNNNNNNNNNNNNNNNNNNNNNNNNNNNNNNNNNNNNNNNNNNNNNNNNNNNNNNNNNNNNNNNNNNNNNNNNNNNNNNNNNNNNNNNNNNNNNNNNNNNNNNNNNNNNNNNNNNNNNNNNNNNNNNNNNNNNNNNNNNNNNNNNNNNNNNNNNNNNNNNNNNNNNNNNNNNNNNNNNNNNNNNNNNNNNNNNNNNNNNNNNNNNNNNNNNNNNNNNNNNNNNNNNNNNNNNNNNNNNNNNNNNNNNNNNNNNNNNNNNNNNNNNNNNNNNNNNNNNNNNNNNNNNNNNNNNNNNNNNNNNNNNNNNNNNNNNNNNNNNNNNNNNNNNNNNNNNNNNNNNNNNNNNNNNNNNNNNNNNNNNNNNNNNNNNNNNNNNNNNNNNNNNNNNNNNNNNNNNNNNNNNNNNNNNNNNNNNNNNNNNNNNNNNNNNNNNNNNNNNNNNNNNNNNNNNNNNNNNNNNNNNNNNNNNNNNNNNNNNNNNNNNNNNNNNNNNNNNNNNNNNNNNNNNNNNNNNNNNNNNNNNNNNNNNNNNNNNNNNNNNNNNNNNNNNNNNNNNNNNNNNNNNNCGCATCGTCCACGGGTGTGGAGGCAGGCACTCAGCTGGAACAGGGGCGAAGAGGAGCAAACGAACACCTGGAAAAAAGCCCCGACTGCATGGTCTCTCTAAGTGCAGTGCAGTTGTGGATGTGAGGATTTTTCGGGTGTCTTTGTACCTCTTTTCGACTAGAgaaagcggcagaggcgagTGGCGGCTAAAGGGGACgccttgctgctgttctGGGTGCCACGGACTTCTTCTGATTTCGGCTCACTTGGAGGTATGCAGTGAAAAGGTATGCGcttccgctctcttttttttttttggttgtACGGCGTACTTCTTGAGCGTAATCCCCCCCGCGTTGTCTGTGAGTGTCCGCAAATCTACACAGGCCATGAGAGGCTGCCACATCTTTTTAGATTCTGCATCTTTCTCTAACACGTGACGAGGATGCGCGCGGCGAGTGCACGCATGATTGGCCGAGCTGTGCGAGTGATCGAGCCCATATGGATGCAATGCGGTGTTTCGGCATGGGCTACCGGgggtgttgttgctgctgctactactACTGTGGCACGAGAGGGagcaagagggggaggggagggctgAATAGTGTTTGGCTaggcggtggagggggatGGGCTCATCTTCACGCCATCCAAGCCGATGTGCGATTGGGTGTATGCGGGGGTGTTCACAGCACCTTTATTTTCTTCCCCAATATCCCCCgttcccctctcccgcttctCACCGACCCGCCTGCGACCGTTCCATCCGTTTAGCAGTCAACTAAGACGAGGAaagctccctctctcttcccttgtGATGCACAAGCGAAGATAAAGCGATGCATGATGAAATGAACGGCGAACGATGTCCTCTCGTTGAGTCTGCACTTGCTGGTGCGTCCCTCCGGTATGAAAAGTGCACGCAGTCACTCTGCAGCCACTATTGTGAGAGTGGAGTGTTACTTTGTGTAAGCGGTAGTGGGCTCAGCTGCCCTGCCCTCCGCTGTCgtggctgccactgctgttgtGTCAGTGGTATACTCACTTCCAGTAGTtgcaggggagaagaagagcagctcTCGATGCACCGGACGGCGCTTGAATATGTTTTGCTACCGTGAGCGGTTCGTTTTGCTGTCTTcccgcgtgcgcctctgtggATTCTTTCTATGCTTCACGTCCTTCTCcgtttccctcccttccctggTTTCCCTGTACGCCTCATACATTTCTTTTCACCCTTCTGTCCGCCCCTGTTCCGCTCTTTGTGCCTTCGCCTCACTCTCACCCATACCAAACGActcctctgtttcttttttttttgtgcgcACTCTGCGTCTCGTGTGTTGTACACTTCACACCTTTGCGTCACACACGCTCTGTTCATTGTTGCGGTGACGTGCGCTCATTACACGCTCGCAGTCAGTGAAGAAcgcaccccctccttcaACCATGGGTAAGACTGTGCTGAGCTGCCGCAAGGGCAACGGCTCTGTGTACCAGGTGCACGGCCACAAGCGCCTCGGCTCCGCCAAGCTGCGCATTCTGGACTACGCCGAGCGCCACGGCTACATGCGCGGCGTGGTGAAGTCGATCGAGCACGAGGCTGGTCGtggtgcggcgctggcgcgcgtGGAGTTCCGCCATCCGTACAAGTTCCGCCGTGTGAAGGAGCTGATGGTGGCGCCGGAAGGCATGTTCACTGGTCAGTCGGTGTTCTGCGGCCAGAAGGCGCCGCTCGCGATCGGCAACGTGCTGCCCCTGGGCCAGATCACGGAGGGCTGCATCGTGTGCAACGTGGAGGCGAAGCCTGGCGACCGCGGCACACTTGCGCGCGCGTCCGGCGACTACTGCATCATCATCTCGCACAACCACGAGACGGGCCGCACGCGCCTGAAGCTGCCGAGCGGGCAGAAGAAGTCTGTGCCGAGCACAAGCCGCGCGATGATCGGCatcatcagcggcggcgggcgtATCGAGAAGCCCGTGCTGAAGGCCGGTAACTCGTTCTACCGCTTCCGCGGCAAGCGCAACTGCTGGCCCAAGGTGCGTGGTGTTGCCCGCAACCCGGTGGAGCACCCGCACGGTGGTGGTAATCATCAGCACATTGGTCACCCGTCGACGGTGTCGCGCCACTCGCCGCCGGGCCAGAAGGTGGGCCTGATCGCTgcccgccgcaccggccgTATTCGCGGTGGTAAGGCTGTCAAGGGCGCGTGGCACCCGGAGGAGTAAAGGGCAAGATCAGCCGGCGACTGAGTGGGGCCGCGTTTTGTGCGGTGGCGCTCCGTTCCTGTGGACTTTGTCTCCTTTTGGGTGTCTTTTGCTACTCCTTGCCGCTGGCATACTCCTCCGAGCTCgttgtctgtgcgtgtggctcCCTGTGATACTTATTTGACGACGTGCATCGGTGCGACGTACGTCCCTTTACGTGCCACTGAACTGACCTCATTTCTGTCTTTTGTTGGCCGACGGCATATTTGATCATTTTCATCTTTACTCAAAATAATGAGTGCAAAACGTAGCTGAAACGTGTGTCGTGAAGGAAAAACAGGGAGATGCCGACTGCAGCGTCTGTGCCTGGGTACTAAGTACTTCGTCATTGTCGTATGGCTCACACTCGGTGGCTAGCGTGTTGAGTGCCTGTTGCCTCTCCTTCGGTCTCCAGCTGATTTCCTTACGGTCCCTGTGTGAAAtgggtggaagaggagggaaaaggagagaggaaatggacgctctgtgtgtgtgcgcgcgcgtggagCTGCTTTCTCAGGAGGGCATGAGTAGGCATAGAGGAAGGCGTCTGCATCGCGTCACATGTCTGTtacacacacccaga
This DNA window, taken from Leishmania panamensis strain MHOM/PA/94/PSC-1 chromosome 34 sequence, encodes the following:
- the PEX5 gene encoding peroxisome targeting signal 1 receptor, putative (TriTrypDB/GeneDB-style sysID: LpmP.34.1290), which encodes MDCNTGMQLGQQLAKDTMMSHGGVPMSGIMSEQDALMPNVQVACTNPMMEAQWAQNFQQQQAMQAMRQQHEMEQAFQNSQQQQVAVVQGGQMLGMARPSLPQLMTQQQQQASMMNAAMMSQGMMAANMGFGMMMPRTQYQPLSNLSALQPKQQQQQQQQQTLVNLAPAAQDSAWADQLSQQQWNTDYSQVQVFGTAGTESKTAEERIKDSEFYKFMDQIKNKEVLIDEEKGELVPGPGPEVVVPEDTEYLRDWAAMEGMNMPESVFQPLPSSSAMTPPANRDPDSYVEEMDMAENDVEDWAQEYAEMQERLQKVTNSTDYPFEPNNPYMFHDLPYEEGMEMLQLGNLAEAALAFEAVCHKDSSNEKAWQVLGTTQAENEKDGLAIIALNNARQLNPRNLEVHAALSVSHTNERNTDAAMDSLKAWLVQHPEYEQLASVSIPPNPDLDVQDTFFFADPSRMREVRTLYDAAIEMNPSDSQLFTNLGVLHNVAHEFDEAAECFRKAVALHPADPKLWNKLGATLANGGHPDQALEAYNHALDINPGYVRAMYNMAVAYSNMSQYNMAARQIVKAIASQQGGTNPSGEGSILATRSMWDLLRMTLNLMDRDDLVQLTYTENLEPFVKEFGLEAHV
- a CDS encoding 60S ribosomal protein L2, putative (TriTrypDB/GeneDB-style sysID: LpmP.34.1300), with protein sequence MGKTVLSCRKGNGSVYQVHGHKRLGSAKLRILDYAERHGYMRGVVKSIEHEAGRGAALARVEFRHPYKFRRVKELMVAPEGMFTGQSVFCGQKAPLAIGNVLPLGQITEGCIVCNVEAKPGDRGTLARASGDYCIIISHNHETGRTRLKLPSGQKKSVPSTSRAMIGIISGGGRIEKPVLKAGNSFYRFRGKRNCWPKVRGVARNPVEHPHGGGNHQHIGHPSTVSRHSPPGQKVGLIAARRTGRIRGGKAVKGAWHPEE